In one Candidatus Zixiibacteriota bacterium genomic region, the following are encoded:
- a CDS encoding T9SS type A sorting domain-containing protein, translating to MLLPYDEHHSATVRYLDRSGNDEILNYPLNYDEISDRDWLSLEDRDAEVLVSASLATSVAELIRLAEDARVLCVDPGPLHLLDDYKNAGMILNQDIYLDYRSYATVKLDEDDVRPESFALKQNYPNPFNPQTEISYSLEEESEVSLVIYNVVGQKVITLVEEKQQAGSHTIRFDGLDKDGREVASGMYFYRLTVDGVSKSRKMILMK from the coding sequence ATGCTTCTGCCGTACGATGAACATCATTCTGCGACAGTGCGCTATCTCGATAGATCGGGTAACGATGAAATTCTGAATTATCCATTGAATTATGATGAGATCAGCGATCGGGATTGGTTAAGCCTGGAGGACAGGGATGCGGAAGTGCTCGTTTCCGCCAGCCTGGCCACCTCGGTGGCTGAGCTGATTCGCCTGGCAGAGGACGCTCGGGTTTTGTGTGTAGATCCCGGACCGTTGCATCTTCTGGATGATTACAAGAACGCGGGTATGATCCTCAATCAGGATATTTATCTCGATTACAGAAGCTATGCAACCGTTAAGCTGGATGAAGATGATGTCCGGCCGGAAAGTTTTGCGCTGAAACAAAACTACCCGAACCCGTTTAATCCCCAAACTGAGATAAGCTATTCCCTTGAAGAAGAATCTGAAGTCAGCCTGGTGATCTACAATGTTGTCGGCCAGAAAGTGATTACCCTGGTCGAGGAAAAACAGCAGGCCGGCAGCCATACGATCAGGTTCGACGGCCTTGACAAGGATGGCAGGGAGGTCGCCTCCGGGATGTATTTCTATCGTTTGACCGTAGATGGGGTCTCAAAATCGCGCAAAATGATACTGATGAAATAA